The DNA segment agttgaaagtaaacaaaaaaacttAGAAATCGCTTAAGCTTTCCCTTTGAGAGGAATGCGATAGCGTGATTGGGCTgctgccgcttatcagcagccgcaaTCTGCAGCCACATGTGGGAGGGGTGCCGCCATTGGTCGCcgcgtgcggggggggggggggtgccggtTCAGAGCATTGACatagctgctcaaggccagcaccagaAGTGATGGGACGGATTCGCgcaacaaaaatgcaaccacgctgtagcatacCTGATATCTTGTTTGCCACGCCTTATTTTATGATGTCATACTTTGGTTTTGATTGTAAggcaagcaccccccccccccccctccccccaacttcagattttcaaattttgaaaaataggtcgacttacaattgcaTAAATACGGTAACCAAGCGCAGGGCCAAGAATGTAAACCTCATTTTCACTTCCGCAGGCAACTTCGCTTAACATacctagttcctgcttttttctaTCAGAAATAAATGCATTTTACTTGGATCAGTCAATGACCAATTCTGTAAGGCCTAAGACTTGGCACGATAGCCTTGCCATCAACCTGGTGTTTTACAATGGCAAAACATAACCAGTCATACCAAAAACTAATTAAACATTTAAACTAGGAGGCAGGACTGGACTTCAAGGTGTGTACTGTGCAGTCTAAAATGCACTCCACACACAACAGCAGTTACCACTTTGAACAATAGAAGTGCACATAATAAAGATTAGTAGCTAAAATGCACGAAGTATGTATAATGTTTCATCTTTACCTAATGACATTGAAAACCAAGCTCTTGACAAAATATTGGCAGAGGTGACACTAAATTCTAATGCAAGCACTTAGTTCGGCTAGCTGGAAGGTGATGAAGCTGCACACACATCAAATATGAGTGACACATTAACAGCGACTGTGCTAGCTGTTTCTCCATTTTGTTGTGCATCACTTCTAAAAACAGTCCTGAGCAATCCACTGCCAGTATGCACTTGAAACCatctatggaggtgaaatgcttacTATAAAGGCAAGCAAAATGAAGCACTGAATAATAAATGAGTACAACAAACAATGATAACTGTCAGTCCACACACAGCTAATTTTTTCACTGGCATCAATTCGCTAAGACTTCACATGCAAAAATGACCCTTGAATTGGGGCAAAACTACCAGCACACTTGGCAGACAGCTCATTTACTACAAGCTCAGCATACAGAAGAACAATGCCCCATATTATGTGCACAACATTTGCAATTTTCTTAGAAGCATGAGTAActaattaaaaatttttttttggaaGCCACTTTAAACAAGAGTTGATACTTCGGCATGTTGGTGCATATGAAACATGAAATATGTAGTGCGAAGGGACGTGGGCAGTAAGAACCGTCCTCATTCCTTCCACTACGTATTTGGTGTCGCATTCCAAACAGTACGCATTCTCATGTCTCCTTGAAACTAGTGTGCGAAAGATGAATGTCGCGGAAAAATGCATACCTTGATTAGCTGAACAACTCTTGATACCACTGTGATATACGCAGCTGCTTGCATAGTTATATTGTAATTTTTAACACATTCCTTCGGAAAACCACTGATTCATTGCACTTAGACCTAGCACAGTGACACTGTGCAGACTTGATCACAGTATTTGTCTAGTTCATCCATAGTGGACCATACTAGTTCCGCTAAATAAGCTATAGAGCAAGATGTTGTGATATACGATCATGTAGGCCCCTTGTTGCGGTTTGCCACTTCCAGACATGGTCTAGAATTGTGCTGCGACCAAATGCAGTACTACAAAAATTATGCCCCCATCACCGCACAAAGCTATAATGTGAGCAAGCAAACAGTTCATATAAACTTTCTTAAATTTCCAATTATGAAACATCTGGTATATCAAATGACACAGACTAAACGCAAATGCCAAGATACCCAAGTTCCGAGGCCCTTCTTTTTTTCGCATTAACGCTAGCAGTCAAAACCATGCATAGTCTCATGCAAAGCACTGCTGGGGCTCCAATGTCATCTACTTTAAATCATGTATAACAGTGCTGTCAAGCCAAGCAGACACAGACACTAATTACAATTTTCATGGCAGATATGCATAAAGAACACAGAAAGAAGCAATGCACAACACTGCCATAACAAAATTTGCACATAAATGCATGTATTTTCTAATGAAATGGCATGCCAGGAACAGCATGTGAAAATTACGCTGTCAAACAGCCTCATGAGTTCCATGAAATGTGCTTGCACAACACGAAAAGGGCTTCAAAACAGACATCTTGCGTTCAGCTGCAGACATGCGTTACACAGGTCCATCTGCCCCGAATGTTGATCACAGCAGTCACTAGGTGCACACTTTTACTGGGATCTAGCCAGTGACAGACAGCAGTTTGGTTGGTCCAGACAGGGCTGGGATGTTTCATTTGGTTAAGCTGCAGAAGTCTTGACCGCTGTTCTCACGGTGAGTATGGAGGCAAGGGAGGTAGGCTGTGTAGGCGAGTCAGGTCTTGTCGGTAAGGCCACATTTCTGAATGTGAGATGCCCACTACGAAGGTCTCTCGTGAGAAGTCATCATCCAGAAGCAGGCTATCTATGGCCGAGTCACCCAGCTGTGTCACAGGCACAGGACGGGATAACAGATTTGCACCAGCAGCCAGAACAGCTGCAGCTCCAGCTGCTGCTACAAGGTGGTAGCTAACACTGAAGCTGACTTCAACACGTGAGCTTCGGCTTGGCTTTGTCATCTCCTGCTGCACCTCCATCAAGGTTGAGATGTAGTAGCATGTTCCAACAACTCCAAGGCAAAGCCCCACTGAGCAGCGAGAAATAAAAAGCACAAGCATTAGAACCAAAACTGCTTTGCAATAAAAAAGGGGGATAATGTTAAAGCCAGGTCACTATATCACAAACCCACAGTACCTTACAAAATGTCACTTGAAAAGTTCTGCCAGCGTTTCAATGTGATTAGGGTCACGAAACATTTCCGTAAAATCTCTGCTCTTTTGCATCCCTTTGGGTGCAAAACTGTGCGAGTGGAACCATGCCATTTCTCTAAAAGAAGAAGGTGGCTTTCCTTTTTATTTGCTCGATGAGTACACATGAAAAAAGCACTTTGACGCCACACACTTTatcaaaaatgatgactagctcgTTATTTTGACACCTTTATGATACTAATTGTAGTTTCTGTGAGTGTGAGTGAACTGGTTGCATGCAAGACTCCGCATGTACACATGCAAGTACGGCAATTCGTCACATGCAATTTGCAATTATTTCCAGAAATCCTGCAGTGTTACATTTCTGCACTGAATGTCTAGATACACTGCATTTGTGACTGAGATTATCCGCTAGCAGTGGTGCTGTACAATTCACTACCACTTGAAtagacactgaggacaaactgaagttggcctgtatcggcAGACTGCCATATTCCAATTATAGACTACTCCCATCAAAAAATCAAGCTTTCGTATGCCAGAAAAGGCTGAAACATGAATACGGTTATCACCATCACTGTCCATTTTGCAAGCAAAGTGTGCTGGCGTTGAAACAGTTTTGTTTGCGTGGGTCCTCAAGGCCAAGCTACATCACCATCAACTCGCAATTTTTAAAtcaaattttctcagcaataaatgcataTTATGCTGCTGAACAGACATCAACATAACCAAAAAGAGCCACAGAATTAAATCACAATTTTTACTAAGAAGAAATTTGGATGGAGTCCCTTTAACTTCCAGTAATAAACCAAGTTCTGCCCTTGAAGCGGATCAAAGTAACCATTTCAATGTAAGTATCAAGAAGAAGCGGACACACTGGGCCATCAAAAGGCAAACACTGTGGCACCAGTCGCAGCAGTAGCAAGTGAAGTGTTTTGACATGCTCGTTAGGCACTGCTGCAGGTGCTCACTCATGCACAGCGGTACCGCTTGGGCTTTGCGTCTAACAGTTAAGACATTGAAGcactttagtaaaggcaacattTATTTAAATCTGTGATCGTTCACAATGAAGGCTGGCAAGCCAGCATAATATAACAAAGCATAATTGCCTACTGGTAACTGCGGCTTGTCTAGCGCTACTTCCCACTGCATACGTACTGATAACTGTTTATGTTCCGTGCCCACTAACCATCATAAGCCTGCTAATTACGGATGTGAATGTCAATTTCAAATGCTTCTGCGCCACTTGTGAACATGCTGTGCAATCTGGCTTGAAGCTAGAAAACTAGCTTTTTTCTTCAGTATGTCATTTCTCTGCATGGTGGAGATTTTTTTAAGCGCTTATGAAAACAGCGGAGTGTAGAAGTTCAAAATGGCCGCCTCCACCAGTGTGGCACATGCGCTGAAACATGGCAAATATCATGATTTAGATACGTTCgcgattgatttttttttcaatgatctAGGTAGATGGCTCTGAGGATGCTGCCTCATCATTCAACTTTAGTTCAGAGGGCAAAGACCTGAGCAACTCCTCGGTTAGTTTCTTATTTGGGCCCATTTTGCTCAACTCAGCCGCTGCTTTGAAAAGTATATTATGTTACTGATGTTACTTCCTCATTTGTAGGGTTTCCACATCATTTGGGCAGGATTTGATACTGCCTGTGCTTCTCTGAGAAGGGTTCTCCCAACTGTTTCGCCCAATGGCGTGCCCAACTATAGGGCCTAAAGTGATTGCTTTTTTTAGCCAGAAAACTGTATAAGCTAGAATTGATTTTTTTCAGAAGTATTTGCTATTGGATAGGACGACAGTTTggaagttttttttaaatttctgcgTTTTATTACAAATATATCTTTGCAAGTTTCGTTAAAATTTTGTCCAAAAACCTTGCTTTTGCAAATAAAATTTGATAATGCATGAAACAGTTTAACAAAGCTCATATTATTAAAAAGTATATTAACTTACTTCATATTAGTACATGGCATTAAATTTTGACCTCTAAACTCTTGGAACCCAAAAATTTAATGAAAACCCACAAACTACAGCCATTTTCTCCTCAGTAGGGAAAGAGTTAATCAGTTTTCGTATTTCACACAAAATCTGAGAGGTCTCAGCACATCAGCCAGGCATACAGAGGCAAGAAGCCAGCCATGGCACCGCTTCTCAATTATAtgcgtagcaaaaaaaaaaaaaagacagcacgTGCATATAAATAATCTTCCGCAATACACACAACACCATACACTGCCTATGCGACCTACTGCTTGTCACCCTTCCATTGGTGATGGTGCCACCAGCAATCATATTTATCCCGAAATTAACTTATAGCGAGTTTCATGACCAGCAGAAACACTGAAGGACTCTGGTTGTGTCATGTGCACAAAACGCAAGGACCATGTTTAATAACAGCTGTAACTGCTACGTCATTTCCAAATGGCAGCTGATATACCTTCAGTCGGgagaaaaaaatttctaaaaatgTTTGTTTCAAAGATATGACCGTTTTCAGAAACTAGAAGCAAATGCTGGTGTTGCTGCGTGTCATGGCACAGGCATAAACTTATGCAAAGGCCGGACAAAAATACAGTGGCCTTTTCATGTTTAACCAAGATTTTTTTCCTTACAATGTAAGAAGCCAGAAAAAAATTTTGCCACGCTTAacgaggcataaaaaaaaaaagctttagcaAATTAGCAATATATCCTGTAGATGTACCTGTCACGATGCTACAGAAAGCATTTCTTCGAATTACTCTCAACCACTTGTATGTCACACCCAATGCATCCATGAAAAACTGTAGCAAGCTGCTCAGGATGGCCAGAAAGCACAAAACTATGAGCACTCTTTGGAGGCTCACAATGGTTGGTGTAACGCAGTCTTTCATcactgcaaaaaaagaacaacaataATAATTGATATATAAACAGGTTATGAAAGAAGCCAGCAAGCCTGTAATAAATAAAATCATGAACTGTATAAACCACTTCAAAGGAGAAAGTTATTTTAAACACAATAAGCCCAAGTAATATTCTCCATGTATACCAGCAGCAATATACTTTTTTCATGAAAATTAACCACCTATTGCATAAATTATTTGCTTCGAAAAGTGTTTTAGAAATGTCAACCAAGACGAAGCTAACAGATCgatcgcggtggtcgaattttgacggaggcgaaattctagagattctagacgttaaagaaccacaggtggttggAATTACTGTACCAAAgtgcatggatgaggaatacaacagaggacgcagactagccagagctagacacctctctaagtgctgggatggaagcaaggacacgatctacgtcgatgcggatGGGCCTGTTAACGAGGTCGCGGCAATCACAGCAGTTTCACCCTGGGAGGATATAATTGCGAGCAGCCTTATTCAAGCAGTGGATACCatatcggctgaagaagcagctatcgcactagcgatatcaaagaacagcgaggcaacagTTATGTCCAACTCActagcagcggtacgcaattgcCTCACAGGttgcgttggcgctccgtgttgagAAATTTTGGAAACGCCTAATCCTTCCAAAGTCCAGATCCTCTGGACGCCACGGCACCTCTCAACGacaggcaatgaggcggccaacacagctgcttgagctctcctcctccgagcatctggcacgcagcctctctttGACACAGTTAACAAcacctcacccttactaagctaggCAGAAATTACAGAGTACTATAATATCATAAGAAGGAAATATCTTCTTCCTCATAAAAGCCTtagcaaatttgaagagcacataatcaggcgactagaAACTAATACTCTGCACAATCCCTActtaatgagtaaatggtatccagacaTCTACGATTCATCCTGCCCCTtgtgtggagcagttggcacactctttcacacagtttggaaatgtcaagaaaacccagacttggacagcaatcccgatccgacatatgagcgctggaaggcaacccttcatagccaccgtcccctcgaccagaaatcgctgctTGAGAGGGCCGGAtgatgatggcgaccaatgggttctcctactgaacccacccagtatttatgctcttaataaatgtttttcctcctcctcctctggagcccttcactacggcgtccctcatagcctgagtcgctttgggatgttaaatccccataaacaaGAAACATACAAATGAAAGTACACTACCCCCCCGCATATAAAATATGGATAGTACACCATGCACAATTGCCAGCTCTTGAAACTAAGTGCAAGCAACAGTGTTCAGGGAAAGGTTCACTCTAATTTGTGGTGTGGAGTGAAAACAATCCTGTCCTGCATTCAGACAAAGGTGTAAAATGCAGTTGCTGCAACACACTATTTATGTGTGTAGGCAActatgtgatgaaaaaaaatttttttttttcagtctgggCCAGTGCTCGATTCTGACAGGATATTCTCTAGCTGGCACACCTGCCGCTGGTCAGCAGACTTTATTATCTTTTCGGGCCCCAACCTACACTTCAGTACTCTGAAAAGGTGGCCTTCCAGCACTCACATGAAAAAATATCAATAGCCAAGTACCAAAtatgaaataacaaaaaaatggcTTAAAATATCAAACTACCAGGAAACTAATAGAATGGTAggataagaaaaataaataaaaataaagctccTTGCCTGTGCTACTGTGTAAAATGGGCTAGTATAAGTAAACAGAATATGGTTTTGgtgttatggggtttaacgtccaaaagtgacCACGACTATGAGGAATGCcatgtggagggctccagataatttcgaccacctggggttctttaatgagcactgacatcatacagtacacgggcctctagcatttcgcctccatcgaaataagaccactgcagccgggatcgaacacacGAACACTGGGAATAGTGCTTTTAAAACTTCCATTCTCATTGTTTATAGAACTTCAATGAGAATTCACACTTTTTTTTGGCTCTATAGAGTGGAACTATGAAGGCAGCACTTAAATGCTCTTAGTATCTGCAAATCAGATGCCAAAACAGAATAGTTTTGGCCTACAATGAGAATGATTGTTGGCCATGTGATAAAGCTTCGATAACAACTGAAGCTACCAAGGAAGCTTGGAGTGTCACCACGGCTTACTGGGACAGCCGTGTGGTTGATTTACCTACAAAAATGATGCTGTCAGTTTGCCCAGAAACAAGTTACAACAAGAGGCAACCATAGCTTACAATTCTCCACTATGTGTTACAATAGGCTGCTTCAATGAACTCTAGACAATTGCATCATTGGCAGGGTA comes from the Amblyomma americanum isolate KBUSLIRL-KWMA chromosome 1, ASM5285725v1, whole genome shotgun sequence genome and includes:
- the LOC144113707 gene encoding transmembrane protein 127-like, translated to MPLERATARHHRPHHWRLKERERNLLAAVLSIVVIATLSTALVHPRWFYLQGGGCGHKYLGVQNFFYVGYFEAFPRLFVNGPSRLPSYIYYGWNEVMKDCVTPTIVSLQRVLIVLCFLAILSSLLQFFMDALGVTYKWLRVIRRNAFCSIVTVGLCLGVVGTCYYISTLMEVQQEMTKPSRSSRVEVSFSVSYHLVAAAGAAAVLAAGANLLSRPVPVTQLGDSAIDSLLLDDDFSRETFVVGISHSEMWPYRQDLTRLHSLPPLPPYSP